A region of Pseudorasbora parva isolate DD20220531a chromosome 14, ASM2467924v1, whole genome shotgun sequence DNA encodes the following proteins:
- the LOC137039724 gene encoding CD48 antigen-like has protein sequence MEGDSVTLNYRLFKMGGIQIRWWFGKYLLAEINVSNDRITIYDDVLDGRFRDRLKLDNQTGSLTITNISTEHAGVYELETKQPARITFFLTIYAHLPVPVISSNSQCSSSSSSSSCSLLCSVLNVSHVTLSWFKGNSLLSRISVSDLSSSVSLHLEVEYQDNNTYSCVLNNPISNQTRHPNITQLCHTCADSVHCCGSTEAVIRLVLSALVGVAAVIIVVYDIRSRRAEHDQSHIHNSGIIEI, from the exons atggagggagattcagtcacTCTGAACTATAGGCTCTTTAAAATGGGTGGAATTCAAATTAGGTGGTGGTTTGGAAAATATTTACTAGCTGAAATAAATGTAAGTAATGACCGCATCACCATATATGATGATGTTCTTGAcgggagattcagagacagactgaagctggacaatcaaactggatctctgaccatcacaaacatctCAACTGAACATGCTGGAGTTTATGAACTAGAGACCAAACAACCAGCGAGGATAACTTTCTTTCTCACTATCTATG CTCATCTGCCAGTTCCTGTCATCAGCAGTAACTCACAATGTTCATCATCGTCGTCATCATCCTCTTGTTCACTGCTGTGTTCAGTGTTGAAtgtgagtcatgtgactctctcctggttcaaaggaaacagtttattgtccaggatcagtgtgtctgatctcAGCAGCAGCGTCTCTTTACATCTGGAGGTGGAATATCAGGATAACaacacctacagctgtgtgCTGAACAATCCCATCAGCAACCAGACCAGACATCCCAACATCACTCAACTCTGTCACACATGTGCAG ACTCTGTCCACTGTTGTGGTTCTACTGAAGCTGTGATCCGATTGGTCCTCTCTGCTCTAGTGGGCGTGGCTGCTGTCATTATTGTGGTTTATGACATCAGATCCAGAAGAGCTGAACACGATCAATCACATATTCACAACTCAG GAATCATTGAAATCTAA